In the Rhizobium sp. CB3090 genome, one interval contains:
- a CDS encoding MarC family protein, giving the protein MASADTLINAFTTLLVTVDPPGLAPLFIGLTAGMNRAQRHQVALRGSLIAFFIMAAFALFGAGVLDILGISIGAFRIAGGLLLFWIAFEMVFERRQDRKEKTTEVAITKDHIQNIAVFPLALPLIAGPGAISATILLAGSLQTVFDRAQLILVIAINLGLVYAALAISERLDRMLGSTGRAILTRLLGVILAALATQFVVDGAKAALKLT; this is encoded by the coding sequence ATGGCGAGCGCCGACACGCTGATCAATGCCTTCACAACGTTGCTCGTCACGGTCGACCCGCCAGGTCTTGCTCCGCTCTTCATCGGCCTTACAGCCGGCATGAACCGTGCTCAACGCCATCAGGTGGCGCTGCGCGGCTCGCTGATCGCATTCTTCATCATGGCGGCCTTTGCCCTATTCGGCGCCGGCGTGCTCGACATTCTCGGCATTTCCATCGGTGCGTTCCGCATTGCCGGCGGCCTGCTGCTTTTCTGGATCGCTTTCGAGATGGTGTTCGAAAGACGGCAGGACAGGAAGGAAAAGACGACGGAAGTCGCAATCACCAAGGATCACATCCAGAATATCGCGGTATTTCCCTTGGCTCTGCCGCTGATCGCCGGCCCCGGCGCCATTTCGGCAACCATCCTGCTGGCCGGTTCGCTGCAGACCGTGTTCGATCGAGCCCAGTTGATCCTCGTCATCGCCATCAATCTCGGGCTGGTCTATGCGGCATTGGCGATCTCGGAGAGGCTAGACCGCATGCTGGGATCAACCGGCCGTGCCATCCTGACGCGCCTGCTCGGCGTCATTCTTGCCGCGCTCGCCACTCAATTCGTGGTCGACGGCGCAAAAGCGGCACTGAAGCTCACATAA
- the gyrA gene encoding DNA gyrase subunit A, with translation MTEQTPPGGGKLPPGIEPISIMEEMQRSYLDYAMSVIVSRALPDVRDGLKPVHRRILYGMSELGIDWNKKYVKCARVTGDVMGKYHPHGNLAIYDALARMAQPWSLRLPLIDGQGNFGSVDGDPPAAERYTECRLQKVAHSLLDDLDKETVDFRENYDGTLSEPVVVPAKFPNLLVNGSGGIAVGMATNIPPHNLSEVIDGCIALIDNPAIELPDIMQIIPGPDFPTGAKILGRAGIRSAYETGRGSIVMRGVATIEPMRGDREQIIITEIPYQVNKATMIEKMAELVREKRIEGISDLRDESDRQGYRVVIELKRDANADVILNQLYRYTPLQTSFGANVVALNGGKPEQLTLLDMLRAFVSFREDVVSRRTKYLLRKARERAHVLVGLAIAVANIDEVIRVIRHAPDPQSAREELMTRRWPAADVESLIRLIDDPRHRINDDGTYNLSEEQARAILELRLARLTALGRDEIGDELNKIGAEIKDYLDILSSRVRIQTIVKEELIAVRDEFGTPRRTEIVDGGLEMDDEDLIAREDMVVTVSHLGYIKRVPLTTYRAQRRGGKGRSGMTTRDEDFVTRLFVLNTHTPVLFFSSHGIVYKEKVWRLPIGTPQSRGKALINMLPLEPGERITTIMPLPEDESTWDNLDVMFSTTRGTVRRNKLSDFVQVNRNGKIAMKLEEEGDEILSVETCTEHDDVLLTTALGQCIRFPVSDVRVFAGRNSIGVRGITLASGDNIISMTIVNHVDAEPWERAAYLKRAASDRRSTTGEDEEIALVGEEVTEGGQLSDERYEELKALEQFVLTVSEKGFGKRSSSYDFRISGRGGKGIRATDTSKTGEIGELVAAFPVAEGDQLMLVSDGGQLIRVPVNGIRIASRATKGVTIFSTAKDEKVVSVERISEPDGEDETGDNGVEDDVPNSDAEVSNGDAEGTTEE, from the coding sequence TTGACTGAGCAAACACCACCCGGCGGCGGGAAGCTCCCGCCAGGCATCGAGCCGATTTCCATCATGGAGGAAATGCAGCGGTCGTATCTCGATTACGCGATGAGCGTGATCGTCAGCCGCGCGCTTCCCGATGTTCGCGATGGTCTCAAGCCCGTCCATCGGCGCATTCTGTATGGCATGTCGGAACTCGGGATCGACTGGAACAAGAAATATGTGAAATGCGCCCGCGTTACCGGTGACGTGATGGGTAAATACCATCCGCACGGCAACCTGGCGATTTACGACGCGCTAGCCCGCATGGCGCAGCCCTGGTCGCTTCGCCTGCCGCTGATCGACGGTCAGGGCAATTTCGGCTCCGTCGACGGCGATCCGCCGGCCGCCGAACGTTACACGGAATGCCGCCTGCAGAAGGTGGCGCATTCGCTGCTCGACGACCTCGACAAAGAAACCGTCGATTTCCGTGAGAACTATGACGGCACTCTGAGCGAGCCTGTCGTAGTGCCGGCAAAGTTCCCGAACCTCTTGGTCAACGGCTCCGGCGGTATCGCGGTCGGCATGGCGACCAATATCCCGCCGCATAACCTCTCCGAAGTGATCGACGGCTGCATCGCCCTAATAGACAATCCGGCGATCGAGCTGCCGGACATCATGCAGATCATCCCGGGTCCGGATTTTCCGACTGGGGCCAAGATTCTCGGCCGTGCCGGCATTCGCTCGGCCTACGAGACCGGACGCGGCTCCATCGTCATGCGCGGCGTCGCGACGATCGAACCGATGCGTGGCGACCGCGAACAGATCATCATCACCGAAATCCCCTATCAGGTGAACAAGGCGACGATGATCGAGAAGATGGCCGAGCTCGTGCGCGAAAAGCGCATCGAAGGCATCTCCGACCTGCGCGACGAATCCGATCGTCAGGGCTATCGGGTGGTGATCGAGCTGAAGCGCGACGCCAATGCCGACGTCATCCTCAACCAGCTTTATCGCTATACGCCGCTGCAAACCTCTTTCGGCGCCAACGTCGTCGCGTTGAATGGCGGCAAGCCGGAGCAGTTGACCCTGCTCGACATGCTGAGGGCCTTCGTCTCCTTCCGCGAAGACGTGGTCAGCCGCCGCACCAAATATCTGCTGCGTAAGGCGCGCGAGCGCGCGCACGTCTTGGTCGGCCTCGCCATCGCCGTCGCCAATATCGACGAAGTCATCCGCGTCATCCGTCATGCACCCGATCCGCAATCGGCTCGTGAGGAGCTGATGACGCGCCGCTGGCCGGCCGCAGATGTCGAATCCCTTATCCGGCTAATCGATGACCCGCGTCACCGCATCAACGATGACGGCACCTACAATCTTTCCGAAGAGCAGGCGCGCGCCATTCTCGAACTGCGTCTTGCGCGTTTGACGGCGCTTGGTCGCGACGAAATCGGCGACGAACTCAACAAGATCGGTGCCGAGATCAAGGATTATCTCGATATCCTGTCGTCGCGCGTCCGCATCCAAACCATTGTAAAAGAAGAGCTTATCGCCGTTCGCGACGAGTTCGGCACACCGCGTCGCACTGAGATCGTCGATGGCGGCCTGGAGATGGACGACGAGGATCTGATCGCCCGCGAGGATATGGTCGTCACCGTTTCCCATCTCGGCTATATCAAGCGCGTGCCGCTGACCACCTACCGCGCCCAGCGCCGTGGCGGCAAGGGTCGCTCCGGAATGACCACGCGCGACGAGGATTTCGTTACTCGGCTATTTGTTCTCAACACGCATACGCCGGTTCTGTTCTTCTCGTCGCACGGTATCGTCTACAAGGAGAAGGTCTGGCGCCTGCCGATCGGCACGCCGCAGTCGCGCGGCAAGGCGCTGATCAACATGCTGCCGCTGGAGCCCGGCGAGCGCATCACCACGATCATGCCGCTTCCGGAAGATGAAAGCACTTGGGACAATCTCGACGTCATGTTCTCGACGACGCGCGGCACCGTGCGTCGCAACAAGCTGTCGGACTTCGTTCAGGTCAACCGCAACGGCAAGATTGCCATGAAGCTGGAAGAGGAGGGCGACGAAATCCTCTCCGTCGAGACCTGCACCGAACATGACGACGTGCTTCTGACGACGGCGCTCGGCCAGTGCATCCGCTTCCCGGTTTCGGATGTTCGCGTCTTTGCCGGCCGCAATTCTATCGGCGTTCGCGGCATTACGCTGGCGTCGGGCGACAACATCATTTCGATGACAATCGTCAACCACGTCGACGCCGAGCCATGGGAGCGCGCCGCCTATCTCAAGCGCGCTGCCAGCGACCGCCGCTCGACTACGGGCGAGGATGAGGAAATCGCGCTGGTCGGTGAGGAAGTCACCGAAGGGGGACAGCTTAGCGATGAACGCTATGAAGAACTGAAGGCGCTGGAGCAATTCGTGCTGACGGTCTCCGAAAAAGGCTTCGGCAAGCGCTCGTCTTCCTACGATTTCCGCATTTCCGGCCGTGGTGGTAAGGGTATCCGTGCCACCGACACGTCGAAGACCGGCGAGATCGGCGAGCTTGTGGCCGCCTTCCCGGTTGCGGAAGGCGATCAGCTCATGCTGGTGTCGGATGGAGGCCAATTGATCCGCGTTCCCGTCAACGGCATCCGCATTGCCAGCCGTGCGACCAAGGGCGTCACCATTTTCTCGACGGCCAAGGACGAGAAAGTCGTGTCGGTCGAACGTATCAGCGAGCCGGATGGCGAGGATGAAACGGGTGACAATGGTGTCGAGGACGATGTTCCGAACAGTGATGCGGAAGTCTCGAACGGCGACGCCGAGGGTACAACCGAAGAATAA
- the coaD gene encoding pantetheine-phosphate adenylyltransferase: MTTAFYPGSFDPMTNGHLDVLVQALNVASKVIVAIGIHPGKKPLFSFEERAELITRSLAEALPHKVGDIAVVAFDNLVVDAARKHGATLLVRGLRDGTDLDYEMQMAGMNRQMAPDIQTLFLPAGTASRPITATLVRQIASMGGDVSAFVPAAVLEALTGKLKDTVQ, from the coding sequence ATGACGACAGCCTTTTATCCCGGATCCTTCGATCCGATGACCAATGGACATCTGGATGTTCTCGTGCAGGCGCTGAACGTTGCCTCGAAGGTCATCGTCGCGATCGGCATCCATCCTGGCAAGAAACCGCTTTTCTCCTTTGAGGAGCGGGCGGAACTGATCACCCGGTCGCTTGCCGAGGCGCTGCCGCATAAAGTCGGCGATATCGCCGTCGTTGCCTTCGACAATCTGGTGGTCGATGCGGCACGCAAGCATGGTGCGACCCTCCTGGTACGTGGCCTGCGTGATGGCACCGATCTCGACTATGAGATGCAGATGGCCGGCATGAACCGCCAGATGGCGCCTGATATTCAGACCCTGTTTCTGCCGGCCGGCACGGCATCGCGGCCTATAACCGCCACATTGGTGCGGCAGATCGCGTCCATGGGCGGCGATGTCAGCGCTTTCGTGCCTGCAGCGGTTCTTGAAGCCCTGACAGGCAAGTTAAAAGATACGGTCCAATAA
- a CDS encoding peptidylprolyl isomerase, whose product MKLFHLALAGFLSLAAFAGSAFTAAADDFLTIQLKDGPVVVQLMPDVAPKHVAQIEALAKKGAYDNVAFHRVIDGFMAQTGDVQYGNMAKGYNPQKAGTGGSDMPNLPAEFSKVPFKRGTVGMARAQDPNSANSQFFIMFADGDFLNGQYTVVGKVVSGMELVDKIKRGEGQNGEVSNPDRMVKVTVGKK is encoded by the coding sequence ATGAAACTCTTTCATCTCGCATTGGCAGGTTTTCTCAGCCTTGCCGCCTTCGCAGGCAGCGCCTTTACGGCCGCCGCCGATGATTTTCTGACGATCCAGCTCAAGGACGGCCCTGTCGTCGTTCAGTTGATGCCGGATGTTGCTCCGAAGCATGTCGCGCAGATCGAAGCGCTGGCAAAGAAGGGTGCATACGACAATGTCGCCTTCCATCGCGTGATCGACGGCTTCATGGCCCAGACCGGCGACGTGCAATACGGCAACATGGCAAAGGGCTACAATCCTCAGAAGGCCGGTACCGGCGGCTCCGATATGCCCAATCTTCCGGCCGAATTCTCCAAGGTTCCGTTCAAGCGCGGCACGGTCGGCATGGCGCGTGCTCAGGATCCGAATTCCGCCAACTCGCAGTTCTTCATCATGTTCGCCGACGGCGACTTCCTGAATGGTCAGTACACGGTCGTCGGCAAGGTCGTCTCCGGTATGGAGCTGGTCGACAAGATCAAGCGCGGCGAAGGCCAGAACGGCGAAGTCAGCAACCCCGACCGCATGGTCAAGGTCACGGTCGGCAAGAAGTAA
- a CDS encoding peptidylprolyl isomerase, whose protein sequence is MAEIKDPENTLILETTKGQVVIQLLPQVAPEHVARIKELAREKAYDGVVFHRVIDGFMAQTGDVQYGKQGSESFNSGRAGMGGSSKPDLKAEFSATSHIRGTCSMARSQNPNSANSQFFICFADAPWLNKQYSVWGQVISGMEFVDQIKRGEPVRDPDSIVSARVAADV, encoded by the coding sequence ATGGCTGAGATCAAGGATCCCGAAAACACCCTCATCCTGGAAACCACCAAGGGTCAGGTCGTCATTCAGTTGCTGCCGCAGGTAGCGCCCGAGCATGTTGCTCGCATCAAGGAACTTGCCCGCGAGAAGGCCTATGACGGCGTCGTTTTCCATCGTGTCATCGACGGCTTCATGGCTCAGACCGGCGACGTTCAGTACGGCAAGCAGGGCAGCGAGAGCTTCAATTCCGGCCGCGCCGGCATGGGCGGTTCTTCCAAGCCGGACCTGAAGGCTGAATTTTCCGCAACGTCGCACATTCGCGGCACCTGCTCGATGGCCCGCTCGCAGAACCCGAACTCGGCCAACTCGCAGTTCTTCATCTGCTTTGCCGATGCGCCGTGGCTGAACAAGCAGTACTCCGTTTGGGGTCAGGTTATCTCCGGCATGGAATTCGTCGATCAGATCAAGCGCGGCGAGCCGGTGCGTGATCCGGATTCGATCGTATCCGCACGGGTTGCCGCCGACGTCTGA
- the queA gene encoding tRNA preQ1(34) S-adenosylmethionine ribosyltransferase-isomerase QueA has translation MRVDLFDFDLPDERIALRPAEPRDSARLLVVDPNGAEAALSDHHIRDLPSFLRPGDAVVFNDTKVIPAQLEGIRHRDGAHGQQVSATLHMRAAPNRWKAFAKPGKRIKIGDRIQFGHGENVCILGALDAVVEEKGEGGEITLRFDLSGPALDEAIATVGHIPLPPYIAAKRPEDERDRADYQTIYAREEGAVAAPTAGLHFTPSLFAALDAMGVERHFVTLHVGAGTFLPVKADDTEDHKMHFEIGYVDATTAVKLNAVKARGGRIICVGTTSLRLIESAASDDGTIEPWSGATDIFITPGYRFKAVDLLMTNFHLPRSTLFMLVSAFAGLDTMREAYAHAIETGYRFYSYGDGSLLYRKD, from the coding sequence ATGCGCGTTGACCTTTTCGATTTCGACCTGCCGGATGAGCGCATTGCGCTGAGGCCCGCCGAGCCGCGCGACAGCGCGCGCCTGCTCGTCGTCGATCCGAATGGTGCCGAAGCGGCTTTGAGCGATCATCACATCCGCGATCTTCCGTCTTTCCTGCGTCCGGGCGACGCTGTCGTCTTCAATGACACCAAGGTCATCCCGGCTCAGTTGGAGGGTATCCGTCATCGCGATGGCGCGCACGGCCAGCAAGTGTCGGCGACGCTGCATATGCGCGCCGCGCCCAACCGCTGGAAAGCCTTTGCGAAGCCGGGCAAGCGTATCAAGATCGGCGATCGCATCCAATTCGGCCATGGCGAAAATGTCTGCATCCTTGGTGCTCTCGACGCTGTCGTGGAAGAGAAGGGCGAGGGTGGAGAGATCACGCTGCGCTTCGACCTTTCCGGTCCGGCGCTGGACGAGGCGATCGCCACTGTCGGTCATATCCCGCTGCCGCCCTATATAGCTGCCAAGCGCCCCGAGGATGAGCGCGACCGTGCCGACTACCAGACCATCTACGCCCGCGAGGAGGGTGCTGTCGCTGCCCCGACTGCGGGGCTGCATTTCACGCCGTCGCTGTTTGCCGCGCTGGATGCCATGGGCGTCGAGCGGCACTTCGTAACGCTGCATGTCGGCGCCGGCACCTTTCTGCCGGTCAAGGCCGACGACACCGAAGACCACAAGATGCATTTCGAGATCGGCTATGTCGACGCGACGACCGCGGTGAAGCTGAACGCCGTGAAGGCACGGGGAGGCCGCATCATCTGCGTTGGCACGACCTCGCTGCGGTTGATCGAAAGTGCCGCCAGCGACGATGGGACGATCGAGCCCTGGTCGGGCGCGACCGATATCTTCATCACGCCCGGTTATCGCTTCAAGGCGGTCGATCTCTTGATGACCAATTTCCATCTGCCGCGTTCGACGCTGTTCATGCTGGTATCGGCCTTCGCCGGCCTTGATACCATGCGCGAGGCCTATGCCCATGCTATTGAGACAGGCTATCGCTTCTATTCCTATGGCGATGGCAGCCTGCTCTACCGGAAAGACTAA
- the tgt gene encoding tRNA guanosine(34) transglycosylase Tgt, which yields MSESFQFQLKKTDGGARLGEVSMPRGTIRTPAFMPVGTVGTVKAMYLDQVRETGADIILGNTYHLMLRPTAERVARLGGLHELIRWQHPILTDSGGFQVMSLSGLRKLDEKGVTFKSHVDGSTHHMSPERSIEIQGLLGSDIQMQLDECVALPATPKEIERAMEMSLRWAERCKVAFGNQPGKAMFGIVQGGDVPELRVRSAQALSGMDLKGYAVGGLAVGEPQDVMLRMLEITLPELPTNKPRYLMGVGTPDDILKSVARGIDMFDCVMPTRSGRHGLAFTRRGKVNIRNARHAEDMRPLDDQSTCPASRDYSRAYLHHLVRANEALGGMLLSWHNLAYYQELMQGIRQAIAEGRFADFMAETQENWARGDLEAA from the coding sequence ATGAGCGAGAGCTTTCAATTCCAGTTGAAGAAGACCGATGGCGGTGCCCGTCTCGGCGAAGTCTCCATGCCGCGCGGCACGATCCGCACGCCGGCCTTCATGCCGGTCGGCACGGTCGGTACCGTCAAGGCGATGTATCTCGATCAGGTGCGCGAAACCGGCGCCGACATCATTCTCGGCAACACCTATCACCTGATGCTCCGCCCGACCGCAGAGCGCGTCGCCCGACTCGGCGGTCTGCACGAGCTGATCCGCTGGCAACATCCGATCCTGACCGACTCTGGCGGCTTCCAGGTTATGTCGCTCTCAGGCCTGCGCAAGCTCGATGAGAAGGGCGTCACCTTCAAGTCGCATGTCGATGGTAGCACGCATCACATGTCGCCGGAGCGTTCGATCGAGATCCAGGGCTTGCTAGGCTCCGACATCCAGATGCAGCTTGACGAATGCGTGGCGCTGCCGGCGACGCCCAAGGAAATCGAGCGCGCCATGGAAATGTCGCTGCGCTGGGCGGAACGCTGCAAGGTGGCTTTCGGCAATCAGCCCGGCAAAGCCATGTTCGGTATCGTGCAGGGCGGCGACGTTCCGGAATTGCGCGTCCGTTCCGCGCAGGCGCTGAGCGGCATGGACCTCAAGGGCTATGCGGTCGGAGGCCTTGCCGTCGGCGAGCCACAGGACGTTATGCTGCGCATGCTCGAGATCACCCTTCCTGAACTGCCGACCAATAAGCCACGGTACCTGATGGGCGTCGGCACCCCGGACGATATTCTGAAATCCGTCGCCCGCGGCATCGACATGTTCGATTGCGTGATGCCGACCCGCTCGGGGCGCCACGGCTTGGCGTTTACCCGCCGCGGCAAGGTCAATATCCGCAATGCCCGCCATGCCGAGGACATGCGCCCCCTCGACGACCAGTCGACTTGCCCTGCTTCGCGCGACTATTCCCGCGCCTATCTGCACCATCTCGTCCGTGCCAACGAGGCGCTCGGCGGCATGCTGCTCTCCTGGCACAATCTCGCCTACTACCAGGAACTGATGCAGGGCATCCGTCAGGCGATCGCCGAAGGGCGCTTCGCCGATTTCATGGCTGAGACTCAGGAGAATTGGGCAAGGGGCGATCTGGAGGCGGCGTGA
- a CDS encoding cell wall hydrolase: MRAQRALGTCLSGLLFVGLAATGCTTVAKPPSASKNSSKSIRATKVTYNYTAKDRDCLKRAMYFESEHSDHDGYLAVGSVVMNRLTSGAYSSSICGVVAQKRQFAPGVMTRVVSDQAEPELDQAASEVLNGERHPGVKDAMFFHTEGLKFPYSNMHYVAVAGGNAFYEKRGLDGALETPAPLPAYEVAMNYVPVNTVTTTPFPIVLPAANQIPIPTLDPMTTASISTAPTSTIAVPVPRPAFDGAVQSVSSIKAGG; this comes from the coding sequence TTGAGGGCGCAACGCGCATTGGGGACCTGTCTTTCCGGACTATTGTTTGTCGGATTGGCGGCCACGGGCTGCACGACGGTGGCGAAACCACCCTCGGCCAGCAAAAACTCTTCCAAGTCCATTCGGGCGACGAAGGTAACTTACAACTACACCGCAAAAGATCGCGACTGTTTGAAGCGAGCCATGTATTTCGAGTCGGAGCACTCGGACCATGATGGATATTTGGCAGTGGGATCGGTCGTGATGAACAGGCTGACCTCCGGCGCCTACTCCTCGTCGATCTGCGGCGTCGTCGCGCAAAAAAGACAATTTGCGCCAGGAGTCATGACGAGGGTGGTTAGCGACCAGGCCGAACCCGAACTCGACCAAGCGGCATCGGAGGTTCTCAATGGAGAACGCCATCCGGGCGTCAAGGATGCGATGTTCTTCCACACCGAAGGTCTGAAGTTCCCATATAGCAATATGCACTACGTCGCCGTGGCCGGCGGAAACGCCTTTTATGAGAAACGTGGGCTGGACGGAGCACTTGAAACGCCGGCGCCGCTCCCGGCCTACGAAGTCGCGATGAACTACGTGCCTGTGAACACGGTCACAACAACGCCATTTCCGATTGTGTTGCCAGCTGCGAACCAGATTCCCATTCCAACGTTGGATCCGATGACGACTGCAAGCATCAGCACAGCGCCAACGTCTACTATAGCTGTTCCAGTACCCCGACCGGCGTTTGATGGAGCGGTTCAGTCCGTCAGTTCCATCAAGGCGGGCGGCTAA
- a CDS encoding DUF4864 domain-containing protein, with protein sequence MRALSLAAALCIILAFAPAARAEDPVQSAQTLIQKQIEAFLHDDATSAYSFAAPGIKALFPDKDSFFAMVKRSYQPIYHPGNYAFGKSRTIDNGAVVYQEVLITGTDGKDWTAIYEITRQPDGSYKINGVQILPNTTSEGI encoded by the coding sequence ATGCGCGCCTTATCTCTTGCGGCCGCCCTCTGCATCATCCTCGCCTTCGCGCCGGCTGCACGAGCGGAGGACCCGGTGCAGTCGGCACAAACGCTGATTCAGAAACAGATCGAGGCCTTCCTGCACGATGATGCGACTTCGGCCTATTCCTTCGCTGCGCCGGGCATCAAGGCGCTCTTTCCCGACAAGGACAGCTTCTTCGCCATGGTGAAGAGGAGCTATCAGCCAATCTACCATCCCGGTAACTATGCCTTCGGCAAGAGCCGCACCATCGACAACGGCGCTGTCGTCTATCAGGAAGTACTGATTACCGGCACTGACGGCAAGGACTGGACGGCGATCTACGAGATCACGCGTCAGCCGGATGGCAGCTACAAGATCAATGGCGTGCAGATCTTACCGAACACGACGAGCGAGGGAATTTAA
- the fabF gene encoding beta-ketoacyl-ACP synthase II: MDRIVVTGMGLVSPLGVGVDAAWKRLLEGRSGLRLLPEMMVGDLAAKVGGVVPSLEEDSEAGFDVDRYVPLKDQKKMDRFILFAMAAAEEAIKQAGWQPTDPEKLERTATVIASGIGGFPAIADAVRTAETRGVRRLSPFTVPSFLVNLAAGQVSIRYGYKGPLGAPVTACAASVQAIGDAARLIRAGEADVAICGGAEACIDTVSLGGFAAARALSTGFSNRPEEASRPFDVGRDGFVMGEGAGMLVIETLDHALARGAVPLAELVGYGTAADAYHMTAGPEDGDGARRAMLAALSQARISPGEVQHLNAHATSTPVGDRGEMEAIKTVFGRNGGIAVSGTKAATGHLLGAAGGLEAVFTIMALRDQIAPPTRNLQEADAAAEGIDIVGATARPMAMEYAISNGFGFGGVNASALFRRWQ, encoded by the coding sequence ATGGATCGAATCGTCGTGACAGGCATGGGCCTGGTTTCGCCATTGGGCGTCGGCGTTGACGCCGCCTGGAAGCGGCTGCTTGAAGGGCGCTCGGGTCTCAGGCTTCTGCCGGAGATGATGGTCGGCGATCTCGCCGCCAAGGTCGGTGGCGTCGTACCGAGCCTGGAAGAGGATAGCGAAGCCGGTTTCGATGTCGATCGCTACGTGCCGTTGAAAGACCAGAAGAAGATGGACCGCTTCATCCTCTTTGCCATGGCGGCCGCGGAAGAAGCAATCAAACAAGCCGGTTGGCAGCCGACCGATCCCGAAAAGCTGGAACGCACCGCCACGGTCATCGCGTCCGGCATCGGCGGCTTTCCGGCGATCGCCGATGCTGTCCGCACTGCCGAGACGCGCGGCGTACGGCGGCTGTCGCCCTTCACCGTCCCCTCCTTCCTCGTCAATCTGGCGGCCGGCCAGGTCAGCATCCGCTATGGCTATAAGGGGCCGCTCGGCGCGCCCGTGACGGCCTGCGCTGCCAGCGTTCAGGCGATCGGCGATGCGGCACGGCTCATCCGTGCCGGCGAAGCCGATGTGGCGATCTGCGGCGGCGCCGAGGCCTGCATCGACACGGTCAGCTTGGGCGGCTTTGCAGCGGCACGCGCACTCTCCACAGGCTTCAGCAATCGGCCGGAAGAAGCCTCCCGTCCCTTCGACGTCGGCCGCGACGGTTTCGTCATGGGCGAAGGCGCCGGCATGCTGGTGATCGAGACGCTGGACCACGCTCTCGCGCGCGGTGCCGTCCCCCTTGCCGAACTCGTCGGCTATGGCACAGCCGCCGATGCCTATCATATGACAGCCGGCCCGGAAGATGGCGACGGCGCACGCCGCGCGATGCTCGCGGCTCTTTCTCAAGCCCGCATTTCGCCCGGTGAAGTCCAGCATCTCAATGCGCATGCCACCTCGACGCCAGTCGGCGATCGCGGCGAGATGGAGGCGATCAAGACGGTGTTCGGCCGCAACGGCGGCATCGCAGTCAGCGGCACGAAGGCGGCGACGGGCCACCTGTTGGGTGCGGCCGGCGGCCTGGAAGCGGTCTTCACCATCATGGCGCTTCGCGACCAGATCGCGCCTCCAACCCGCAATCTGCAGGAGGCGGACGCGGCGGCTGAGGGCATCGATATAGTCGGCGCGACCGCCCGGCCGATGGCGATGGAATATGCCATTTCCAACGGCTTCGGTTTCGGCGGTGTGAATGCCAGTGCTTTGTTCCGCCGCTGGCAATAG
- a CDS encoding helix-turn-helix domain-containing protein produces MQRTSFSTFKCPAARALESVGDWWSILILRDALQGLTRFDEFQKNLGVAPNILTRRLKHLTDEGLFERRLYNERPPRYEYVLTEKGRDFFPVLMALFTWGNRHLPPEEVAVRLADPATGEDRDPLLIDRVTGRTFHPEDTILVPGPAADEAVHERIAQMKAWFLGFDA; encoded by the coding sequence ATGCAGAGAACAAGCTTCAGTACCTTCAAATGTCCCGCCGCCCGCGCGCTTGAAAGCGTTGGCGACTGGTGGAGCATTCTGATCCTGCGCGATGCGCTGCAGGGGCTGACGCGGTTCGATGAATTTCAGAAGAATCTCGGCGTTGCGCCGAATATCCTGACACGGCGGCTGAAACATCTGACCGACGAAGGTTTGTTCGAGCGCCGCCTCTACAATGAGCGGCCGCCGCGCTACGAATATGTGCTGACCGAAAAGGGTCGCGACTTCTTTCCCGTTCTCATGGCGCTATTTACCTGGGGCAACCGGCATTTGCCGCCCGAGGAAGTGGCAGTGCGTCTGGCCGATCCGGCGACGGGTGAGGATCGCGATCCGCTTCTCATCGACCGGGTGACCGGCCGCACTTTTCATCCCGAAGACACGATTCTGGTACCCGGACCGGCAGCCGATGAGGCTGTCCACGAACGGATTGCGCAGATGAAGGCATGGTTCCTGGGCTTCGACGCCTGA